Proteins from a single region of Chloroherpeton thalassium ATCC 35110:
- a CDS encoding RNA polymerase sigma factor: MNTHQKAAMEFIDDVYNLAYWMTGNEASTGMLVSQVYLNTPGQTSAEDLFKLFRKHYLNAFGQSTAFNASDVMFIEDGDVAKAVLNLPSDFKLVVLLSDVLELTHTEISHIIEKPIDTVRSWIHWGRKLLGKEIAERASAN; the protein is encoded by the coding sequence ATGAACACGCATCAAAAAGCAGCTATGGAGTTTATAGACGATGTTTATAATCTTGCTTATTGGATGACGGGCAACGAAGCGAGCACAGGGATGCTGGTGAGCCAAGTTTATTTAAACACGCCAGGTCAAACTTCAGCAGAAGATTTGTTTAAGCTTTTTAGAAAACACTATCTCAATGCATTTGGACAAAGTACCGCATTCAACGCGTCTGATGTGATGTTCATTGAAGATGGTGATGTAGCCAAAGCCGTCCTTAACTTGCCATCGGATTTCAAGCTGGTTGTTTTATTGAGCGATGTCTTAGAACTGACTCATACCGAAATTTCACATATCATAGAAAAGCCCATTGATACTGTACGTTCTTGGATTCATTGGGGACGAAAGCTTCTCGGAAAAGAAATCGCAGAACGCGCTTCTGCAAACTGA
- the rfaD gene encoding ADP-glyceromanno-heptose 6-epimerase — MIVITGGAGFIGSAMLWHLNQQGISDAFVVDELSKTEKWQNLAGLQFSEYFHKNEFLDYLLNEKNSDIDAIIHMGAISATTETDADLLMKNNFEYTKSLALFSVQHNIRFIYASSAATYGNGDMGYSDELADTFKLRPLNMYGYSKHLFDLWAIKNEIINKIVGLKFFNVFGPNEYHKDDMTSVVFKAYHQILETGKVRLFKSHRPDFTDGGQSRDFVYVKDCLKVMQWLMENPQVNGVYNIGTGKARSFYDLTAATFAAMDKPINIEYFPMPEHLQGKYQYFTQADMSKLQQAGCPVTFGSLEENVKDYVQNHLMQPIPYLQSNISQG, encoded by the coding sequence ATGATTGTTATTACCGGAGGCGCTGGATTTATTGGAAGTGCGATGCTCTGGCATCTTAACCAGCAAGGAATCTCAGACGCGTTTGTCGTCGATGAGCTATCAAAAACTGAAAAATGGCAAAATCTGGCTGGGCTACAATTTTCTGAATACTTTCATAAAAACGAGTTTTTGGACTATTTGCTGAACGAGAAAAATTCCGACATCGATGCGATCATCCACATGGGCGCAATTAGCGCAACAACAGAGACGGATGCTGACTTATTAATGAAAAATAACTTTGAGTACACCAAAAGCTTAGCGCTTTTCTCTGTGCAACACAATATTCGGTTTATTTATGCCTCCAGTGCCGCTACCTATGGCAATGGCGATATGGGATACTCCGACGAATTAGCGGACACATTTAAGCTTCGCCCGCTAAACATGTATGGCTATTCAAAGCACCTGTTTGACCTTTGGGCTATCAAAAATGAGATTATCAATAAAATCGTGGGATTAAAGTTTTTCAACGTGTTCGGCCCAAATGAATACCATAAAGATGACATGACGAGCGTGGTGTTCAAAGCGTATCATCAAATTTTGGAAACCGGCAAAGTTCGTTTGTTCAAATCTCACCGACCTGATTTTACCGACGGCGGGCAGTCGCGCGATTTTGTTTATGTGAAAGACTGCTTGAAAGTGATGCAGTGGCTGATGGAAAATCCTCAGGTCAATGGCGTTTATAATATCGGAACGGGAAAAGCCCGCAGCTTTTACGATTTAACGGCGGCCACCTTTGCAGCAATGGATAAACCTATCAACATTGAATATTTCCCGATGCCGGAGCATTTGCAAGGCAAATATCAATATTTTACCCAAGCCGATATGAGCAAACTGCAACAGGCCGGCTGCCCCGTCACGTTCGGCTCGCTTGAAGAAAATGTGAAAGACTACGTACAAAACCATCTCATGCAGCCAATTCCCTACTTACAATCAAATATATCGCAGGGTTAG